TATCCAATGGTTGCTCCAATACCAAGCAGCGGTCCTAAACCAAAAGCAGAATAACTATACAACCATGATTTCCTCATAAAATGAGTAAACCTCTGTGATCGCGAGGTACCAAGGACTTCATCAATAAGACAAATATTCCTCTCAAGCTCATGCTGATTGTCATAAGAACCATGAATGAGAACTCGACCTTGATATGTTGCAACAAATTGATGAGATGATTCATCTATACCGATGAACCAATGTTTCTCGAGCCTCGCAGTCTTTACATCATAAGGTTTGCATAGTGGATACCTCTGAGAAATTTTTTCATCAGAGATCGGTTGCATTCCATTTTCTTTTGCTAATATTTCTGCGAGACCATCGAGACCGGCTATATAACTCATCTTAAAGTTATAGAAGACTGCATCACCAACCTCCATAAGATCCTCAATAGGCGTTGGATTTACCCACATGGATCCAACAAGCTGTATGAGAAGATTTCCTTTTTCTCGTGGAGTAAGAGGATGAGGCCTTTGGTGAGAATCATCCCTGTTCCAGTGTCCACCGTACTGTAATTGATACCGTTCTAAGGTAACTACCGTTCCTTCAAGACTAGCAACAGGTGGTTCTGCTGGCGACTGAAGTTTTGTAAGCGAATCATCCATTCGATCGTTATATGCTCGATTGTTATATACTCTCTCATTCATCATTAGGAACACGTAAGTAACAATACAGGAGATGACACAAATACCTTTGGTTCACTCTTGTCAACCAAAAGGTTTAAATCACATAGCCCTTTCTTAAGGTTATGGTATTACACCTTTTGAATAACCGACAAGAACAAACCTCAAAAAGTCTCATCATCAACGCCCTTGAGGAACAATGGCCAATGTCATTGAAACAGATCCATTATTGGTTCTTACGGAAACAACACAAAACCATTTCTCGCCAGGCAGTCTTCAAGGCACTTCGCGAATTGGTTGCGCAAGGTATAGTGATAAAAAAAGGGAATAACTATGAACTCGACAAGGAATGGATTCAAGAGATCTGCGAAAAAACCGCTGATCTTTATCTGAGGTATCATCGCAGAACATTTCTCACCAAGCAGGTATCAAAGGAAGATAAATTCCAGGTGTTCAGTTTCAGAAATATCCGTGAAGTGATGAGTTTTATCATGAAAGGTGTTGACAATGCCTGGTTCAATACCAGTGAAGAAAAAAAAGTTTTCATCCAAGTGCAACGTTTATTTCCCTTGTTATTTTCTGCAGAACAGATGGCCTGGATAAAGAGTTTTACAAGAACACATGACTGCTATGTGGCCTGTCGGGGCAAGCAGATCATTGATAGGTTCACACAAAAGTCACTTCAGTCTCTTGGATTTCATATTGTTATTGGACAGCCAAACATAGCAAATTATTCAGATAGCCTTGTCATTGGAAATTGTCTGCTTGAATCACATATTGATGATGTTGATCCGATGAAACCAATGCTTCACCAATTCTATAAACACTTCAAACACTTTCGCTCACTCCAAGATTTTGATCTGCAGAGTAAATTCATGAATCAAAAAGGAGACATACTCGTGATTATTAGTAGGTATCCACAAATTGTGCAGACGTATCGAAAACAAGTTGAGGATTGTTTTTATAATGAGTAAACCGATAGTATCAGCACATTTATGTCAGGACATTATATCCAAAAATGCTTAGTTACGTCCAAAAGAAAGAACATTTAAATATTAAAGTCTCTTTTAAACACCCGATGGCTTTAAGATAAATTATCGAGGAAAAATGAGAATGAGACAGATTAAGCCAAAAAGAGTACGCTTCACTTATTGATTCCATAGGTCTTTTATTGTGCGCAAATAAAAAAGAGCTTCAGAAAAAACTGCAGAATCTATTAGAGGATAAATAAGCACCTATGGATAATTAGGAGAACGATGGCCAAGATTGTGTATGGTATTTGTGGAGAGGGGATGGGACACGTTACTCGAAGTAAAGTTATTCTTGATTACTTATCCAGCAAAGGCCATGAACTCAAGATTATAACCTCAAGCAGAGCATACAACTATCTTCATCCCTCCTATGCACAACAACTCATTAACGTGGAAGGATTTCACTTTATCTATCGAAACAATGAAGTGAGTGATGCAGCTACCTTTTTTCTTAATCTGCAGCGATCACCAAAGTTGATCCTTAGCTTTGTCAAGACCATGAAACTATTACAGGACTTTAAACCAAGCATAGTCATGACAGATTTCGAGCCATACACCTGTCAGGGTGCTATCGTGCTTAAAATTCCCGTCGTTACCATTGATAACGAACACATCCTTACCAAGACTGCAATTGCCTATCCAAAAAATCTTCTCCGTGATGCGTTAAAGGCAAAGGGAGTTGTTCGATTGATGAATCCAAAAGCAACTCATCACCTTATCACGACGTTTTTTTATCCAAAGCTCTTGGCAAGAAATGTAACCTTAGTCCCACCTATCTTACGCAAGCCAATTCTCGACCAAAAACCACGAAAGGGTAAGCATATCCTAGTCTATCAAACTTCGCAGTCAAACACACGACTTTTGCCGACGTTACATCAGATTCCAGAGCAGTTTATTGTCTATGGGCTTAACAAAGAGATGCATGACCAGAATGTAGAGTGCAAACTCTTTAATGAAGAGGAATTCTTTCGTGATTTTTCCCAAGCCAAAGCAGTTATGACGAATGGTGGTTTTAGCCTTATGTCAGAAGCTATCCACTGGAGAAAACCAATCCTTTCTGTTCCTGTCAAGAAACAATTCGAACAGGTCATCAATGCATTATATCTCCAACGCTTGGGATATGGTATGTACCGTAAG
The sequence above is a segment of the Candidatus Woesearchaeota archaeon genome. Coding sequences within it:
- a CDS encoding UDP-glucuronosyltransferase, with translation MAKIVYGICGEGMGHVTRSKVILDYLSSKGHELKIITSSRAYNYLHPSYAQQLINVEGFHFIYRNNEVSDAATFFLNLQRSPKLILSFVKTMKLLQDFKPSIVMTDFEPYTCQGAIVLKIPVVTIDNEHILTKTAIAYPKNLLRDALKAKGVVRLMNPKATHHLITTFFYPKLLARNVTLVPPILRKPILDQKPRKGKHILVYQTSQSNTRLLPTLHQIPEQFIVYGLNKEMHDQNVECKLFNEEEFFRDFSQAKAVMTNGGFSLMSEAIHWRKPILSVPVKKQFEQVINALYLQRLGYGMYRKTTTVAGIRLFLTKLGFFEKNLKTYHREGNQKVFEHIDTLVKRSIGAKS